The proteins below come from a single Oryzias latipes chromosome 14, ASM223467v1 genomic window:
- the LOC101159459 gene encoding transmembrane protein 88, with translation MSLSRSGTLEKTASEPARSEARSASRAGSGVVVPPPYSLGGSEAADAPLELRGSLDCWACSVLVTAQNLLIALINGALASLLFGIILTPALTMIIFGFLCHSTVQPSGTSLFCSDLLDDTACVALLVVGFLLLTPLLVLALAAYCRLARHLQLGMCFIPYSRAVYKNLPPRQEKPGCWGHQQVKKRDGKGSVWV, from the exons ATGAGTCTGTCACGGAGCGGGACGCTGGAGAAGACGGCGTCCGAGCCGGCCCGCTCAGAGGCCCGCTCTGCCTCCAGAGCGGGGTCAGGGGTCGTGGTGCCTCCTCCTTACTCGCTGGGTGGCAGCGAGGCGGCGGACGCCCCCCTGGAGCTGCGGGGGTCCCTGGACTGCTGGGCCTGCTCCGTTCTGGTCACCGCGCAGAACCTGCTCATCGCCCTGATCAACGGCGCGCTGGCCAGCCTTCTGTTCGGCATCATCCTCACTCCCGCCCTCACCATGATCATCTTTGGCTTCCTCTGCCACTCCACG GTCCAGCCCAGCGGAACGTCCCTGTTCTGCTCGGACCTGCTGGACGACACCGCCTGCGTGGCGCTGCTGGTGGTGGGCTTCCTTCTGCTGACCCCTCTGCTGGTCCTGGCTCTGGCCGCCTACTGCCGCCTGGCCCGCCACCTCCAGCTGGGCATGTGCTTCATCCCCTACAGCCGCGCCGTCTACAAGAACCTGCCTCCGCGCCAGGAAAAGCCCGGCTGCTGGGGGCATCAGCAGGTGAAGAAGCGGGATGGGAAGGGCAGTGTTTGGGTTTAG